The Gemella haemolysans genome includes a region encoding these proteins:
- a CDS encoding CD0519/CD1768 family membrane protein, with amino-acid sequence MGKDTTKKKKIKQNSVVKKAISLETFVFLAIFFLIFGLMARKMGTPLMFKTMMATAHDLLLNTVFFIMAMAVIAGAISALLSEFGAIALINKIFAPLMKPLWGMPGASVTGAVATYLSDNPAIIPFAKDKRFTSFFKKYQVPALCNLGTAFGMGLIVTMFMMGQGEGFIKAAIIGNVGAILGSIISVRLMLIETRKYYGEEAEEPAIELAEGDDRPDKVRIVRDGNMFQRVLDTVLEGGKTGVEMGLAIIPGVLIVCTFVMMLTFKMPAGGYTGAAYEGVGFLPWLGEKLTFILEPLFGFHSAEAIAFPITALGAVGGAISLVPEFLKNGLIGANDIAVFTAMGMCWSGYLSTHIGMMDALGVRKLSSKAIVSHTIGGLAAGVIAHYLFVLLG; translated from the coding sequence ATGGGTAAGGATACAACCAAGAAAAAGAAAATCAAACAAAATTCAGTGGTAAAAAAAGCAATAAGCCTAGAGACATTTGTCTTCCTAGCTATATTTTTCCTAATATTTGGTCTAATGGCTAGAAAAATGGGAACACCACTTATGTTTAAAACGATGATGGCAACAGCCCATGATTTACTGCTTAATACAGTATTTTTCATTATGGCAATGGCCGTTATCGCAGGTGCTATTAGTGCGCTTCTATCAGAATTTGGTGCAATAGCATTAATTAACAAGATTTTTGCACCTCTTATGAAACCACTTTGGGGAATGCCTGGAGCGAGTGTTACAGGTGCGGTAGCTACATATCTATCAGATAACCCAGCTATTATTCCATTTGCGAAAGATAAAAGATTTACCTCTTTCTTTAAAAAATATCAAGTGCCAGCCCTATGTAACTTAGGAACAGCTTTTGGTATGGGACTTATCGTAACGATGTTTATGATGGGACAAGGAGAAGGATTCATCAAAGCAGCGATCATCGGTAATGTTGGAGCAATCCTAGGTAGTATTATAAGTGTTCGTTTAATGTTAATAGAGACTAGAAAATACTATGGTGAAGAAGCAGAAGAGCCAGCGATTGAATTAGCTGAAGGTGATGATAGACCGGATAAAGTAAGAATAGTACGTGATGGAAATATGTTCCAGCGAGTGCTAGATACTGTTTTAGAAGGTGGTAAAACAGGGGTTGAAATGGGTCTAGCAATCATTCCAGGGGTGCTTATAGTATGTACTTTCGTAATGATGTTAACATTCAAAATGCCAGCTGGAGGATATACAGGTGCGGCATATGAAGGTGTTGGATTCTTACCTTGGTTAGGAGAGAAACTAACATTCATTCTAGAACCGCTATTTGGATTCCATTCTGCAGAAGCAATTGCCTTCCCAATTACAGCCTTAGGAGCAGTAGGAGGAGCAATCTCATTAGTACCAGAATTCTTGAAGAATGGATTAATTGGAGCGAATGATATTGCGGTATTCACAGCGATGGGTATGTGTTGGAGTGGATACTTAAGTACTCACATCGGTATGATGGATGCTCTTGGAGTGCGTAAATTATCTTCAAAAGCGATTGTATCACATACAATAGGTGGTCTAGCAGCGGGAGTTATAGCTCACTACTTATTCGTATTGTTAGGGTAG